The following is a genomic window from Sphingobacterium spiritivorum.
ATGATTGTTTCAGAAAATCCTACTTCTTTCATGATGGTCGCAAACCTGTTTCCATCCGGAAACTTAGCCACAGATTCAGGAAGATAAGAATATGCACTGCTATCTTTCGAGAATAATTTGCCAATTAATGGTGTAACATTATGGAAATAAAAATTGTACAGCTGTTTAATCGGGAAGGATTTGGGGTTTGAAAATTCCAGAATGACCGCTTTTCCTCCCGGTTTGAGTACCCGACAAATGTCTGCAAGCCCCTGTTCCAGGTTTTCAAAGTTACGTACTCCGAAAGCGACTGTTACTGCATCAAAAGTATTGTCTTCGAACAGCAGTTTTTCTGAATCTCCAAGTTGAACTTCAAATTGTTGCTGCAGACCTTTACTTGTAATCTTTTCCTGCGCTACCTGTAACATTCCTTCCGAAATATCTACACCTATGATTTTTTTTGGATTTAATATCTTGATAGACTCTAATGCAAAATCTCCGGTTCCGGTTGCTACATCCAGCATGAGTTGAGGTTGAATCGATCTGAGGGAACGGATTGCTTTTTTACGCCAGATAATATCAATACCTAAGGACATAAAATGGTTCAGAAAATCGTAAGTCTTGGATATATTGTTGAACATATCTGCAACTTGTGTTTTTTTGTCGCCTTCTGCGTTTTTATATGGCTTTAAAGTGGATGATTCATTTGTCATAGTTTACAAAGATACAATATTATCTTGCAGCTAGTGACGTCCTGTTTTAGAAATATTTTTTCACTATTATTCTATAAGTCATTGACTGTTAATCGCTACAGGCATTAGCTGTATATGGTGCTTTAATTAAGCGAAATCGGTTTGTGTAATTTTATGTTGTTAACAAACGCTAAAGTTATCCACATTTACATAACAATTTGATAATTTAGCAGTTATAATAGTAACTCACATTTTATTCACATTTGCTGTTGATAACTAAGTCGCCTTAAGCGGTCTGTACCAACAGTTTTTAGTATGATTGTTGAGGCAACTTTTAAGGCTGTGTACAACTCTTTGTTTGGACCAAAAGTATTTTTTATACTTTTGTTATCCCCAATGCGAGAGTAACTAAAATTCTCAACAAAGGATTTCAAAATATTTAATCATCGACAAACAAACGTAGGTCCTCAACATGAGCAACGAAAACGAATTTTCAGGCAATAAATTTGACAGCAATAAGCGGGCAAATTACGGAGAGCGTCGGACGCGTCTCAATAATCTGGTCAGTGGGTTGGGCAAGTTACCTCCGCAGGCAATTGATCTGGAAGAAGCTGTTTTGGGTGCTCTTATGCTGGAGAAGAATGCGTTGAGTGAGATCATTGATATTCTGAAAGCGGAATCCTTCTATAAGGAGGCTCATCAGAAGATTTTTGAAGCGATCTTCAATCTGTTTCAGAAAACTTCTCCTATTGATATTTTGACGGTGATCACCGAATTGCGTAAGATGGGTGCACTGGAGATGGTTGGTGGGGCGTACTACATTACGTCTCTTACGGATCGTGTGGTATCTGCGGCAAATATTGAATACCATGCCCGTATTATATCCCAAAAGTATATTCAGAGAGAGCTGATTAAGGTTTCTACTGAGATTATCAATAGCTCTTATGACGAGACGGCGGATATTTTTGATCTTCTGGATCATGCGGAGAAGAGTTTGTTTGATATTGCACAAAACAATTTAAGAAGAGACTCCCGTAAGATGGATGACATTATGCGTGAGGCTATTTCTTCTTTAGAGTTGTTAAGAGATAAGACTGACGGTCTGACGGGTGTTCCTTCCGGTCTGACGGCTTTAGACCGTATGACCTCAGGATGGCAGCCTTCGGATCTTGTTATTATTGCGGCTCGTCCTGCGATGGGAAAGACGGCATTCGTCCTTTCTGTAGCGCGTAATGCCGCTGTGGATCATAATAAACCTGTAGCGGTATTCTCACTGGAGATGTCCTCGGTTCAGCTGGTGAATCGTCTTATCGCAGGTGAAACTGAAATTGAACAGGAAAAACTTAAAAAGGGTAACCTCGCGGATCATGAGTGGCAACAGTTACATTCCCGAATCGGGCGTTTGACAGAGGCTCCTCTTATTATCGATGATACGCCTGCCCTTAACGTTTTTGAATTCCGTGCTAAATGTCGTCGTCTGAAAGCACAACACGATATTCAGATGGTCATTGTAGATTATCTGCAGCTGATGCATGGTAAATCTGAAGGCAAGGGAGGTGGTAACCGTGAGCAGGAGATCGGTAGTATCTCCCGGGCACTGAAGTCTGTTGCCAAGGAGTTGAATATTCCTGTGTTGGCTCTTTCGCAGTTGAGCCGTGCGGTAGAATCCCGTCCGGGAAACAGTAAACGTCCAATGCTCTCCGATTTGCGTGAATCGGGATCTATCGAGCAGGATGCGGATATGGTACTCTTCCTGTATCGTCCGGAATACTATGGTCTTACCGAAGATGAGGAAGGACGTCCTACGGCGGGTGTAGGTGAGGTAATCATTGCCAAACACCGTAATGGGGAAACTGGTATTGTGCCTTTGCGTTTCGTTGGTAAATTCGTAAAGTTCGTCGATCTCGAAGATGAATTCTCGGGTATGGGAGATGCTGGTGGTTTCGGTGCCGAACCAACTTCGTTTTCTTCATCAGCCATGAATCCTTCAACTTCATTTGAAGGTTTTGGTGGAGGCGGTATCACAATGCCTTCGCGTATGAATGATATGCCGGATGACGCTCCGTTTTAATCTTTTTAGATTGTACTGAAATTTTAATTCTTCAGGCAGACTGAATGTTAATATTCTTTGTCTGGGTAGTGATTTATGATTAAGGCTGTTCAGCAACTTCTTTCGCTTTTTGTAGTGCCAGAGGAAATGTCTTATTCATACTTTCTGTATATTCAGTCAGTGTATCTACTTTCACTATGAGCTTAGTCTTTTGTCCTTCCGTATGAAGTTCGTATATTTCGTATAACTCTCCCCATTCCGGATCGTGATTGGGTACTTCTTCAAAATTGACTATTTCACCGAGATGCTGAAAGGATATATAGTCCGGATACTCAAGCTTGTTGATCAGACTGTACATCCCGTCTCCGCGCGGAGTCAGAAAATGAATGGTATTTCCTTCTTTAAAATCTGAAATCTTATAATAACTTCCCTGGCTGAATACATTTGTCCATATTTTGTAGTTTTCCTGATCCCAAAGTGTTTGCCAGATTTTTTCGGGAGTTGCATTGATTTCAATGCTGTAAGTCAGTGTTGTCATAGCGAAATGTGTTTTTCAATTTGATCTATTCTACCGGAAAGTTGAAGTATTCATTTGGATAAGGTTCATCTTTAAGGGTATAATGCCACCATTCTTTCCGGTAAGATTTAAAACCGTACTTTTCCATTATTGTTTTGAGAATCTGGCGATTTTCTTTCTGTCTGCCAGTGAGATCAGCATAATCGTGATGGGAAGGTGTGCCGAAATAGTCAAACGGGCTTCCCATATCCAGTTCGATTTTGCTTTTGATATAGATAAGTGTGAGGTCTACGGTGCTGCCTCTGCTATGTGCTGATTTTTCTGCGATATATCCTGATTTGAAGAGGTCTCTTTTGTCGGTATCCGGATAGAACTCTTTCTTAGCAAGGGTATCTTCTATAATCAATGCCCACTCTTTGAAATTATCTACTGCTGCCTGAGGACGGTAGGCATCGAATATTTTGAGTCCCAATCCTTTTCTGTTCAGTTCCCGCTGAATTTTCTTCAGCGCCTTTGCTGCGGGTTCTGAAAGGATTGCTACTTCTTTGTTATAGCTGTTGATCTTTTTCCCTGTAAAGTTGTGGTTGCCTGCATAGCGGATGTCATACTGAATATTTGGAATCAGCTTATGGATATACACAAAACCGTCCGGAAGCTTTTGTACAGGATGTATGGAGGCGCAGGAAAGGGTGCCCAAAAGAAGCTGACTGATTATAATGATCTTTTTCATTTTGATATCGGTGAACATAAATTTAAGAACTTAATGGTGAAAATACCTTATTTGTAAACAAACAAAGGCTCCGTCCACAAGTGACGAAGCCTCTGTATTATACTGTCTGAAGAATATTAGCTTAGATTAGCGAGACTTTCTTCAAGGATTTTGATTTTCGTTTGTGCATCATCCTTTTTGTTTTGTTCATTCTGAACAACTTCAGGTTTTGCATTTTGGACAAAACGTTCGTTAGAAAGTTTTTTGTCTACCGAGATCAGGAAGCCTTTAAGGTATTCGATTTCTTTGCCGATACGTTCACGTTCTGCATTCACATCGATATTATTTTCCATTGCAATATAACATTCATCACGTCCTGCAAGGAAACTCACAGCACCTGCGATCTTTTCTTTTACAAATGTCAGTTCTGATATATTTGCAAGTTTGATAATGCTGTCCTGATATTTTCTGAAGTCAATATCGTTTGCATTTATTGCCAGTGGCAGTGCTACCTTGGGCGAGATCTGCTTGGTATTCCGCACATTTCTTACTTCAGATATAACTTGTTTTACCGTGTTGAATTCTTTGATAAGCGTTTCATCAAAAGCTGCAGTTTTAGGGTATTCTGCTACGATACAGCAGTCTTTATCCTCGCGTTTGCCGAATAGTTCGTCATGCCATAGCTCTTCTGTGAGGAATGGCATAAACGGATGTGCCAACGTCAATACCCGCTGGAAGAATCCCTTTGCCGTTTCAAATGTCTCAGCAGGGATCGGAGATCCGTAAGCCGGTTTGATCAATTCCAGGTACCATGCACAGAAATCATCCCAGATGAGTTTGTATGTCGCCATCAAGGCGTCTGATAATCTGTAGCTTGCAAAGTGTTCTTCGATTTCTACCAGTGCCTGATTAAATCTGGATTCAAACCATGCTGCAGAAGTTCTGTCTGCTTCCGGTGCCGGTTCATTTGAGATTTCCCAACCTTTTACCAGACGGAATGCATTCCAGATCTTATTAGCAAAGTTACGTCCTTGTTCACAGTAGGATACATCAAACATAAGGTCATTTCCGGCAGGGGAGGACAGCAGCATACCTACACGTACTCCATCAGTACCATATTGTTCCATCAGTTCGATAGGATCCGGAGAATTGCCCAGTGATTTAGACATTTTACGGCCCAGTTTGTCGCGTACGATTCCAGTCAGATATACATTCTTGAAAGGAGCTTTTCCTGTATAATTATGCCCCATGATCATCATACGTGCTACCCAGAAGAATAGAATTTCGGGAGCTGTCACCAGATCGTTGGTCGGGTAATAATAGTTGAAATCTTCGTTTTCAGGATTACGTACACCATCAAAAACAGACATTGGCCATAGACCAGAAGAGAACCAGGTATCTAATACATCATCTTCCTGACGTATACCATCCGCTGATTTGCCCTGGCTTGTGAATTCCTGAATGGCTTCTTCCTGCGTTTTGGCAACTACCCATTCGTTTTTGTCATTATACCAGGCCGGAATACGTTGTCCCCACCATAGCTGACGGGAGATACACCAGTCTTTGACATTTTCCATCCAGTGCTTGTAGCTGGCTGTAAATTTGTCCGGTATCAGGTTGACTTCACCGCTGATTACATAGTCCAGTGCCGGTTTGGCCAGTTCATCCATTTTACAGAACCATTGCATCGACAGCTTAGGTTCGATGGCAGCATCTGTACGTTCGGAAAATCCGACCTGGGATTTATAATCATCTATTTTTTCGATCTGATCTGCTTCTTCCAGTAGTTTTGCTACTTTTTTACGGGCGATAAAGCGATCTTCACCAATAAGGATAATAGCTTTCCCGTTTAGTGTACCATCATCATTGAGGATGTCTATAACTTCGAGATTGTGTTTTTGTCCCAGTTCGTAGTCATTAAGGTCGTGTGCCGGTGTTACTTTTAAACAGCCTGTACCGAATTCCATATCTACGTATTCATCTTCGATGATTGGTATCTCTCGGTTTACCAGAGGTACAAGAATTGTTTTTCCTTTTAAATGCTGGTAACGTTCATCATTCGGATTGATACATATTGCTGAATCGGCCATGATAGTTTCAGGACGTGTGGTCGCAATGACAACGTACTCGTCAGAATCTTTTACCTTATAGCGGATGTAGTATAGTTTTTGGTTAACCTCTTTACGGATTACTTCTTCGTCGGACAAAGCTGTCTTTCCCTGAGGATCCCAGTTGACCATACGTACTCCACGGTAGATATATCCTTCTTTATAGAATTTGATAAAGGTATCCAATACCGCTTCGGAAAGATCCGGATCCATTGTGAATTTAGTGCGTTCCCAATCACATGATGCCCCTAATTTTTCCAGCTGCTTCAGGATGATGCCTCCGTATTTTTCTTTCCATTCCCAGGCATATTTCAGGAAATCTTCTCTGCTGATCGATTTTTTATCAATACCCTGTTCTTTAAGCATAGCGACGACTTTAGCCTCCGTAGCAATAGATGCATGATCTGTTCCGGGTACCCAGCATGCATTTTTACCTTGCATACGTGCACGACGGATCAATACATCCTGAATCGTATTGTTCAACATATGACCCATGTGTAAAACTCCGGTAACATTAGGAGGAGGCATTACTATTGTATACGGTTCACGTTCATCTGGAGTCGAACGGAAAAATCCGTTATTCATCCAATAGCTGTACCATTTTTCTTCAGCTTCTTTAGGATTGTAAGTTTTCGCTATACTCATTTTTGTAAGTAAAAAATAAAAGAATACAAAAATAAGCATTTGTCCTTACTTATTTGAAGATTCCGTTTGTAAAAGAGTCATCATACTTTGATAATATTTTGTTAATACAGAATTAACTCACTGAATTTAGTGTACTTTTGCACCATTATTTTTATTTGACGTTAACAATGAATGATATAACTAATGAGGTAAGGGCTCTGGTTCAATATTTTTTGTTTTGGCTCCTTATCACTTTTGTGGATCGCCTGTTATTCATCTGCTCTTTTTTTGAGAAGGTAGGCTTTAATCATTTCGCTGATATTTTCCGGATTTACTATAACGGACTCTCACTAGATCTGTCTGCAGTCTCTTATATTGTAGCGCTTCCGTTTCTGTTCTATAGTGTACTTTCTTTTTTTCCTAAATTGCGTTTTTCGAGAAGATGGATGGACATCTATACCGTCAGTGTACTGACGGTATATGCTATAGTTACCTTTATCAATATTAATATTTACAGAGAGTGGGGCGATAAAATTTCGCGGAGAGCTATTGATGCTTTCTGGGCATCTCCCTCAGGAGCAGTTGCGTCTGCTGAATCTACTCCTATTTTTGTCCCTATCCTGGGGATGATCATTTTTATTTTTGTAGGATGGAAATTGTATCGCTGGATGTTGGGTAAGGTGCATTATTTTAACCTGAAGAAAGTTTTACCCAATGTATTAAAATTTGTTGGCTGTGTTTTTATTCTGTTTACGTTTATCCGTGGCGGATACGGGCGTGCGACCTTAAATCCAAGTAAGGCTTATTTTTCGGAAACAACATTTTACAATCATGCTGCAGTGAATACGCAATGGGCACTTTTGCGGGATTATTTCAAAAGGAGTACTAAACTGAAGAATCCGTATAGTTTCTACCCGGACACGAATTCCCTGACGAAAGCATTGGAACCTGCTTTCGTTGCAAATCAGGATTCAACGGTGGAAATACTGACTAATAAGAGGCCTAATGTAGTGCTTATTCTTCTGGAAGGTTACGTTGGTGATCTGGTTGCTTCTATGGGAGGAGAGAAGGGTATCTCGCCGAATTTTGAA
Proteins encoded in this region:
- a CDS encoding M15 family metallopeptidase, with protein sequence MKKIIIISQLLLGTLSCASIHPVQKLPDGFVYIHKLIPNIQYDIRYAGNHNFTGKKINSYNKEVAILSEPAAKALKKIQRELNRKGLGLKIFDAYRPQAAVDNFKEWALIIEDTLAKKEFYPDTDKRDLFKSGYIAEKSAHSRGSTVDLTLIYIKSKIELDMGSPFDYFGTPSHHDYADLTGRQKENRQILKTIMEKYGFKSYRKEWWHYTLKDEPYPNEYFNFPVE
- the ubiE gene encoding bifunctional demethylmenaquinone methyltransferase/2-methoxy-6-polyprenyl-1,4-benzoquinol methylase UbiE yields the protein MTNESSTLKPYKNAEGDKKTQVADMFNNISKTYDFLNHFMSLGIDIIWRKKAIRSLRSIQPQLMLDVATGTGDFALESIKILNPKKIIGVDISEGMLQVAQEKITSKGLQQQFEVQLGDSEKLLFEDNTFDAVTVAFGVRNFENLEQGLADICRVLKPGGKAVILEFSNPKSFPIKQLYNFYFHNVTPLIGKLFSKDSSAYSYLPESVAKFPDGNRFATIMKEVGFSETIIRPQTFGVCTIYVSTK
- the dnaB gene encoding replicative DNA helicase — translated: MSNENEFSGNKFDSNKRANYGERRTRLNNLVSGLGKLPPQAIDLEEAVLGALMLEKNALSEIIDILKAESFYKEAHQKIFEAIFNLFQKTSPIDILTVITELRKMGALEMVGGAYYITSLTDRVVSAANIEYHARIISQKYIQRELIKVSTEIINSSYDETADIFDLLDHAEKSLFDIAQNNLRRDSRKMDDIMREAISSLELLRDKTDGLTGVPSGLTALDRMTSGWQPSDLVIIAARPAMGKTAFVLSVARNAAVDHNKPVAVFSLEMSSVQLVNRLIAGETEIEQEKLKKGNLADHEWQQLHSRIGRLTEAPLIIDDTPALNVFEFRAKCRRLKAQHDIQMVIVDYLQLMHGKSEGKGGGNREQEIGSISRALKSVAKELNIPVLALSQLSRAVESRPGNSKRPMLSDLRESGSIEQDADMVLFLYRPEYYGLTEDEEGRPTAGVGEVIIAKHRNGETGIVPLRFVGKFVKFVDLEDEFSGMGDAGGFGAEPTSFSSSAMNPSTSFEGFGGGGITMPSRMNDMPDDAPF
- a CDS encoding SRPBCC family protein; translation: MTTLTYSIEINATPEKIWQTLWDQENYKIWTNVFSQGSYYKISDFKEGNTIHFLTPRGDGMYSLINKLEYPDYISFQHLGEIVNFEEVPNHDPEWGELYEIYELHTEGQKTKLIVKVDTLTEYTESMNKTFPLALQKAKEVAEQP
- a CDS encoding valine--tRNA ligase — encoded protein: MSIAKTYNPKEAEEKWYSYWMNNGFFRSTPDEREPYTIVMPPPNVTGVLHMGHMLNNTIQDVLIRRARMQGKNACWVPGTDHASIATEAKVVAMLKEQGIDKKSISREDFLKYAWEWKEKYGGIILKQLEKLGASCDWERTKFTMDPDLSEAVLDTFIKFYKEGYIYRGVRMVNWDPQGKTALSDEEVIRKEVNQKLYYIRYKVKDSDEYVVIATTRPETIMADSAICINPNDERYQHLKGKTILVPLVNREIPIIEDEYVDMEFGTGCLKVTPAHDLNDYELGQKHNLEVIDILNDDGTLNGKAIILIGEDRFIARKKVAKLLEEADQIEKIDDYKSQVGFSERTDAAIEPKLSMQWFCKMDELAKPALDYVISGEVNLIPDKFTASYKHWMENVKDWCISRQLWWGQRIPAWYNDKNEWVVAKTQEEAIQEFTSQGKSADGIRQEDDVLDTWFSSGLWPMSVFDGVRNPENEDFNYYYPTNDLVTAPEILFFWVARMMIMGHNYTGKAPFKNVYLTGIVRDKLGRKMSKSLGNSPDPIELMEQYGTDGVRVGMLLSSPAGNDLMFDVSYCEQGRNFANKIWNAFRLVKGWEISNEPAPEADRTSAAWFESRFNQALVEIEEHFASYRLSDALMATYKLIWDDFCAWYLELIKPAYGSPIPAETFETAKGFFQRVLTLAHPFMPFLTEELWHDELFGKREDKDCCIVAEYPKTAAFDETLIKEFNTVKQVISEVRNVRNTKQISPKVALPLAINANDIDFRKYQDSIIKLANISELTFVKEKIAGAVSFLAGRDECYIAMENNIDVNAERERIGKEIEYLKGFLISVDKKLSNERFVQNAKPEVVQNEQNKKDDAQTKIKILEESLANLS